A genomic window from Cytobacillus suaedae includes:
- a CDS encoding amidase (catalyzes the hydrolysis of a monocarboxylic acid amid to form a monocarboxylate and ammonia), whose translation MELVFNEFLNEELTIRELQELMKFGKLTSKELVMYYLYRMAQYDQDGPKLNSILEVNPDAIFIAEGLDHERTIKGIRGPLHGIPVLLKDNIETNDHTHTSAGSIALENHLASKDAFLVEKLREAGAIILGKTNMTEFANGMSSEMWAGYSSRGGQVVNPYGPGEFFVGGSSTGSAVAVSANLTVLAIGTETDASILSPATQSSVVGLKPTVGLISRSGIIPFTITQDTAGPIARTVEDVAITLGVLTGVDQKDPATFKSEGRAEIDYTRFLDLQGLSGARIGTFNQSDKEYYESGEFDEDLFKVVIRNLEEAGATVIEDIEIPSFHREWSWDVNINELRISLGNYLANLPSHLPVHTFSELVQFNKDHHEKALKYGQDKLEYRESLTDAFRSPGYLKARVEDLYFSQEQGIDYALQKYNLDAILFPSYIGSTISAKAGYPSIALPAGYMENGRPFGITFAAGAFSEGLLLKLGYSYEQATKHRKSPVLTK comes from the coding sequence ATGGAATTAGTATTTAATGAGTTTTTAAATGAGGAACTAACGATTCGAGAATTACAAGAACTAATGAAATTTGGAAAGTTAACCTCCAAAGAGCTAGTAATGTATTACCTATATAGAATGGCACAATACGATCAGGATGGGCCAAAGTTAAATTCAATACTTGAAGTGAACCCTGATGCTATTTTTATAGCTGAAGGTTTAGATCACGAGCGAACGATAAAGGGAATAAGAGGTCCATTACATGGAATCCCTGTGCTACTTAAGGACAATATTGAAACAAATGACCATACCCACACAAGTGCAGGGTCGATTGCTCTTGAAAATCATTTAGCTTCAAAGGATGCTTTTTTAGTAGAGAAGCTACGTGAAGCAGGAGCCATTATTTTAGGTAAAACAAATATGACAGAATTCGCGAATGGGATGTCATCAGAAATGTGGGCAGGATATAGTTCACGTGGGGGACAAGTCGTTAACCCTTATGGTCCTGGTGAGTTTTTTGTAGGGGGATCGAGTACAGGGTCAGCGGTTGCTGTTTCAGCAAACTTAACAGTATTAGCGATAGGAACGGAGACCGATGCTTCAATTTTAAGCCCGGCGACTCAAAGTTCTGTCGTCGGTTTAAAGCCGACAGTTGGATTGATAAGCAGATCTGGAATCATACCGTTTACGATCACTCAGGATACGGCTGGACCAATTGCAAGAACAGTTGAGGATGTAGCGATTACACTCGGAGTCCTAACAGGCGTTGACCAAAAGGACCCAGCTACGTTCAAAAGTGAAGGTAGAGCAGAGATTGACTATACAAGATTCCTAGATTTACAAGGTTTATCTGGTGCTAGAATTGGCACATTCAATCAGTCAGATAAAGAATACTACGAATCTGGGGAGTTTGATGAAGATTTATTCAAAGTTGTTATTCGTAACTTAGAAGAGGCAGGTGCCACTGTTATTGAAGATATCGAAATTCCTTCCTTCCATCGAGAGTGGAGCTGGGATGTAAATATCAATGAACTAAGGATAAGTCTTGGAAATTATCTAGCAAACTTACCTAGTCACCTTCCTGTTCATACGTTTAGTGAACTTGTTCAATTTAATAAAGACCATCATGAAAAGGCCTTAAAATATGGACAGGATAAATTAGAATATAGAGAATCATTAACTGATGCATTCAGAAGTCCGGGCTATTTAAAAGCAAGAGTAGAAGATTTATATTTTTCACAGGAGCAGGGCATTGATTATGCTTTACAAAAGTATAATCTCGATGCGATTTTATTCCCATCTTATATTGGCTCGACGATAAGTGCAAAAGCAGGTTATCCTTCGATTGCTTTACCTGCGGGTTATATGGAAAACGGGAGACCGTTTGGTATTACCTTTGCAGCAGGAGCTTTTAGTGAAGGGCTTTTACTTAAGTTAGGTTATAGCTATGAACAAGCAACGAAGCATCGAAAGTCACCAGTATTAACTAAATAA
- a CDS encoding DUF899 family protein, with protein sequence MTTIQEQINALEQEILQKKKQLLDLRKSVGERLVPNYEFVTSSKQQTTLLDLFGDKNELFVIHNMGRSCSYCTMWADGFNGVYHHLVAKAGFVLASPDEPSVQEDFAAERKWQFPMISVKENLFTEDVGFIIEKKHYPGVSIFRKDENNNIYLYTQAFFGPGDDYCVPWHLFDLLPSGSEGVQTKRELNNQSPFQLTNNIAIGVKDYENALAFYKEVIGMKVEQIFENETKFTMSGTTFFIENNPENNVHFEFAVEEIETVKNLLLDNGCLITKEYSAKSVMIEDSFGLKFHMFEPKK encoded by the coding sequence ATGACAACGATTCAGGAACAGATAAATGCACTTGAACAAGAGATATTGCAAAAAAAGAAGCAGCTTTTAGATTTACGAAAGTCTGTTGGAGAAAGATTAGTTCCAAATTATGAATTTGTTACATCTTCAAAGCAACAAACGACATTACTCGATTTGTTTGGTGATAAAAATGAATTATTTGTCATTCATAACATGGGTAGAAGCTGTTCTTACTGTACAATGTGGGCTGATGGATTTAATGGAGTATATCATCATTTAGTTGCAAAAGCCGGGTTCGTCCTAGCGTCTCCAGATGAACCTTCTGTTCAAGAAGATTTTGCAGCTGAACGAAAGTGGCAATTTCCGATGATATCAGTAAAAGAGAATTTATTTACTGAAGATGTAGGCTTCATTATTGAGAAAAAACATTACCCTGGTGTTTCGATATTCCGAAAAGATGAGAATAATAACATTTACCTTTACACTCAAGCTTTCTTTGGACCTGGTGATGATTATTGTGTTCCTTGGCATTTATTTGACCTTTTACCATCGGGTTCTGAAGGAGTTCAAACAAAGAGAGAACTAAACAACCAATCACCTTTTCAGCTCACGAACAATATTGCCATTGGCGTGAAGGATTATGAAAATGCGCTTGCTTTTTACAAGGAAGTCATAGGGATGAAGGTCGAACAAATCTTTGAAAATGAAACTAAATTTACAATGAGTGGAACTACTTTCTTTATTGAAAATAATCCAGAAAACAACGTTCACTTTGAATTTGCAGTTGAAGAGATTGAAACAGTGAAAAACCTACTATTAGATAACGGCTGTCTAATCACAAAAGAATATTCAGCAAAAAGTGTGATGATAGAAGATTCATTTGGATTAAAGTTTCACATGTTCGAGCCAAAAAAATAA
- the thrS gene encoding threonine--tRNA ligase has translation MSYEVEVEKRNHRVLGQELELFMSMEEAPGMPFFLPKGMIIRNELENLWRKKHQKAGYQEIKTPIMMKQELWEQSGHWDHYHENMYFSNVDDQNYAIKPMNCPGAVLLFNSKRRSYRELPVRFAELGLVHRHELSGSLNGLLRVRSFTQDDAHLFVREDQIESEIDKVLELINEIYSEFGFSYKIELSTRPENFMGSEELWDKAEQSLEAVLNSKKIDFVINPGDGAFYGPKIDFHILDSLGRSWQCGTVQLDFQMPEKFDCSYIGEDNKPHRPIIIHRAIYGSIERFMAILIEHFAGEFPVWLAPVQAKIVPIAEVHHSYAREIEEQLLSAGIRIELDDRDEKFGLKIREAELKKIPYMVVIGDKELADKSIAIRKRKAGNLGVMNVQEFVQILIKE, from the coding sequence ATGTCATATGAAGTTGAAGTAGAAAAACGTAATCACCGTGTATTAGGTCAGGAACTAGAATTATTTATGTCGATGGAAGAGGCACCAGGAATGCCATTTTTCCTACCAAAAGGAATGATTATTCGTAATGAGTTAGAAAACTTATGGAGAAAAAAACATCAAAAAGCTGGTTATCAAGAAATCAAAACTCCCATCATGATGAAACAGGAGCTTTGGGAACAGTCAGGACATTGGGATCATTATCATGAAAACATGTATTTCTCAAATGTTGACGATCAAAATTATGCAATCAAACCAATGAATTGTCCTGGTGCAGTTTTACTATTCAACAGTAAACGAAGAAGCTATCGAGAGCTTCCTGTTCGATTTGCCGAGTTAGGGTTAGTTCACAGACATGAGCTTTCAGGGTCGTTAAACGGACTATTGCGTGTTCGATCCTTTACTCAAGACGATGCTCACCTATTTGTTCGAGAAGACCAAATTGAATCTGAAATTGATAAAGTCCTGGAATTAATTAATGAGATTTACTCAGAGTTCGGATTCAGCTATAAAATTGAACTTTCCACTCGTCCAGAAAACTTTATGGGATCAGAGGAACTATGGGACAAAGCGGAACAATCTCTAGAGGCCGTTTTAAATTCAAAGAAAATTGATTTTGTTATTAACCCAGGTGATGGTGCGTTTTATGGTCCAAAGATTGATTTTCACATTTTAGACTCTTTAGGACGTAGCTGGCAATGTGGAACTGTTCAACTCGACTTCCAAATGCCTGAAAAATTTGACTGTAGTTACATTGGTGAGGATAACAAGCCACATCGTCCGATTATCATTCATAGAGCAATCTATGGTTCAATTGAAAGATTCATGGCCATCTTAATCGAACACTTTGCTGGTGAATTCCCTGTTTGGCTAGCTCCTGTTCAAGCAAAAATAGTACCAATCGCTGAGGTTCACCATTCATATGCAAGAGAAATTGAGGAACAATTGTTATCTGCTGGTATACGCATTGAGTTGGACGACCGTGATGAAAAATTCGGGTTAAAAATTCGAGAAGCTGAACTAAAAAAAATTCCTTACATGGTGGTCATTGGTGATAAAGAGTTGGCTGACAAATCAATTGCCATTCGAAAACGTAAAGCAGGAAATCTTGGTGTGATGAATGTTCAAGAGTTTGTTCAAATTCTAATAAAGGAATAA
- a CDS encoding LacI family DNA-binding transcriptional regulator has product MGVSIKDVAKKCGLAVSTVSRALNRQYGVSKETMEYVHKIADELGYVPNLQAKELVQKKSNLVGVIIPESDAEARPAFFEIIPFLNQTLSLYNKEVLIVTVTTTPRKYIANKLEMFIKARNLEGCIIFPGFGSDHPIYKEAKKSNYPIVVIEENVLTKTCSNIQENNVMGAYLAVKHLIDHGHKKIGFINGPTLASICHDRLKGYRQAMAEHSLPLEEKWIITSDFTGEGGAKSVSELIAAQKQITAIFFANDIMAIGAISYLSSKGINVPKDLSIVGYDGMFITRYTTPPLTTIGSDPSIIGIRTAELLMELINGGVGKMERTTPELIIRQSVKQI; this is encoded by the coding sequence ATGGGTGTTTCAATAAAAGATGTAGCAAAAAAGTGTGGTTTAGCTGTTAGTACAGTATCCCGAGCACTAAATCGTCAATATGGTGTAAGCAAGGAAACAATGGAATATGTACATAAGATTGCTGATGAACTCGGCTATGTACCAAACCTTCAAGCCAAAGAGCTAGTTCAAAAGAAAAGTAACTTAGTAGGCGTAATTATTCCTGAATCAGACGCAGAAGCAAGACCTGCTTTTTTCGAAATCATTCCATTCTTAAATCAAACATTGTCTCTTTACAATAAAGAAGTTTTAATTGTTACTGTTACGACAACACCACGGAAGTACATTGCAAATAAGCTAGAGATGTTTATTAAAGCAAGAAACCTAGAGGGTTGCATTATTTTTCCTGGGTTTGGAAGTGATCATCCAATTTATAAGGAAGCCAAAAAAAGTAACTATCCTATTGTTGTTATTGAAGAGAATGTGCTAACAAAAACGTGTTCCAATATTCAAGAAAACAATGTAATGGGAGCATATTTAGCAGTTAAACATTTGATTGACCATGGACATAAGAAAATTGGGTTTATAAACGGACCTACTCTTGCGTCGATTTGTCATGATAGATTAAAAGGCTATCGGCAAGCAATGGCTGAGCATTCTCTACCTCTTGAGGAAAAGTGGATCATTACCAGTGATTTCACAGGTGAAGGTGGTGCGAAAAGTGTAAGTGAGCTTATAGCTGCCCAAAAGCAAATCACAGCTATATTTTTTGCCAATGATATTATGGCTATTGGTGCTATTTCTTATCTTTCTTCTAAGGGAATTAACGTTCCAAAAGACCTTTCTATCGTAGGGTATGATGGAATGTTTATAACGAGATACACAACCCCACCACTAACAACAATCGGATCTGATCCCTCTATTATCGGAATACGTACAGCAGAGTTACTCATGGAATTAATTAATGGCGGAGTAGGTAAAATGGAACGAACAACTCCTGAGCTAATTATCCGGCAAAGTGTGAAACAAATATAA
- a CDS encoding DUF3052 domain-containing protein codes for MALEILKKLNYKDQGQPVLILNAPTSYQEVMKAFEGEVHTEQLAESYHFIQVFGTSNEEIRTASRNAVDYLVEDGLLWLCYPKKSSKTYKGSDCSRETVAGLLASEGYEPVRQVAIDEDWSALRFRKPDKIKKMVRTFAVTEEGKQRTEQK; via the coding sequence ATGGCATTAGAAATCTTAAAAAAATTAAACTATAAAGATCAGGGACAACCTGTCTTAATACTTAACGCACCTACCTCATATCAAGAGGTTATGAAGGCTTTTGAAGGCGAAGTACATACAGAGCAACTTGCAGAAAGCTATCATTTTATTCAGGTATTCGGCACTTCCAATGAGGAAATACGAACTGCATCCCGTAATGCTGTAGATTATTTAGTAGAAGATGGCTTATTGTGGCTTTGTTACCCTAAGAAGTCTTCGAAAACTTACAAAGGTTCAGACTGTAGCCGGGAAACAGTTGCAGGACTCTTAGCATCAGAGGGATATGAGCCTGTTAGACAGGTCGCCATTGATGAAGATTGGTCTGCGTTACGTTTTAGAAAGCCTGATAAAATCAAAAAGATGGTACGAACCTTTGCTGTTACTGAAGAAGGAAAACAACGAACAGAGCAAAAATAA
- a CDS encoding PilZ domain-containing protein, which produces MNPVYKRNEGFRLTFENPVPGTFIILMMQGKSAGANKGTLTIIDMSLKGAKVFSTLQLPTPNTQIKIETTITDQPLSIEGELIWSRKSSTGYTYGVLFDIHSYSEQKLLSELKTYVATNK; this is translated from the coding sequence ATGAATCCAGTTTATAAGAGAAATGAAGGATTCCGACTAACCTTTGAAAATCCAGTTCCCGGAACGTTTATCATCTTAATGATGCAAGGTAAAAGTGCTGGTGCTAATAAAGGTACGCTTACCATTATTGATATGAGTTTAAAAGGAGCTAAAGTGTTCTCAACACTACAACTTCCAACACCTAACACTCAAATAAAAATTGAGACAACCATAACTGACCAACCACTATCCATAGAAGGGGAATTAATCTGGAGCAGAAAAAGCAGTACTGGTTATACATATGGAGTATTGTTTGACATCCATTCCTACTCAGAGCAAAAACTTCTTTCAGAACTTAAAACCTATGTAGCTACAAACAAGTAA
- a CDS encoding dihydroorotate dehydrogenase, translated as MPDWSYHVLFKPILSKLSPTRSREFIHRGMNRIASVPGGHHFINFLGREESSPALRAEFNKIQFSNVIGLSGKIDPLLSGTKAFSNLGFGFLEVGPVTIETTSMTSPTIRKDEQTIEFTSFVESIGLTKTVDKLEHFPRKQPVIARLAGSTDEIEIMTQELEPYVEAFIIDTREQKEDWKHIPALSTKPLFIGIKSNQITNHHSIEVFDCFSGVVLDEDEGEIDSINLENHLRALSYLREEKFSKTIIAVGGILEPSDALSILDATADLVMVSGGYVFSGPGLPKRIKEAQLSRIPNQPLQEVKGWGWYFLFGLSILIGGVIALLISITSIILPYDEYFLNMTKETLDNFNNRILFFMTHDRMTLAGTMISGGIVYIALSYYGIRNGLLWAKQATDAAAIIGFLGILMFIGYGYLDWLHLLFWIILAPFYVMGFIKTKNLKGTPSSTNRTNHVIWKNSLVGQFLFVVLGFSLTLGGMIISYIGITTVFIPTDILYICMPPEILDEFNERLIPVIAHDRAGFGSALISVGLLILMLSLWGFQQGNKWVWWTFLIGGFPAFVAGIAVHFAIGYTTFIHLLPAYFALTLFTLGLLYTYRFFHYNEKA; from the coding sequence ATGCCGGATTGGTCCTATCATGTCTTGTTTAAACCTATACTATCTAAATTATCACCAACGAGATCAAGAGAATTTATTCATCGTGGGATGAACCGAATCGCTTCTGTTCCAGGAGGACATCATTTTATAAATTTCCTTGGAAGAGAAGAATCCTCTCCTGCCTTGAGGGCGGAATTCAATAAAATACAGTTTAGTAATGTAATTGGTCTTTCAGGGAAAATTGATCCCCTCCTTTCTGGAACAAAAGCATTTTCAAATCTTGGCTTTGGTTTTTTAGAAGTTGGTCCTGTGACCATCGAGACAACCTCAATGACTTCTCCTACCATTCGGAAAGACGAGCAAACCATTGAGTTTACATCTTTTGTTGAATCTATAGGTCTGACTAAAACAGTTGATAAACTAGAGCATTTTCCAAGAAAACAACCTGTTATCGCAAGACTTGCTGGTAGTACAGATGAAATAGAGATTATGACACAAGAATTAGAGCCTTATGTAGAGGCCTTTATTATCGATACCCGGGAACAGAAAGAAGATTGGAAGCACATTCCTGCCCTTTCTACAAAACCTCTTTTTATTGGAATAAAAAGCAATCAGATTACTAATCATCATTCAATTGAAGTGTTCGATTGTTTTAGCGGAGTTGTATTAGATGAAGATGAAGGGGAGATTGATTCTATTAATCTTGAAAATCATCTTAGAGCACTATCCTATCTTCGTGAAGAAAAGTTTTCCAAAACTATCATCGCAGTTGGTGGAATTCTTGAGCCAAGTGATGCATTAAGCATACTAGACGCAACGGCAGATTTAGTCATGGTTTCCGGGGGATATGTGTTTTCTGGACCGGGACTACCCAAAAGAATTAAGGAAGCACAATTATCAAGAATTCCAAACCAGCCTTTACAAGAGGTGAAGGGCTGGGGCTGGTATTTTTTGTTCGGGCTTTCCATTTTGATAGGTGGAGTGATTGCCTTATTAATAAGCATAACTTCCATTATTCTGCCATATGATGAATATTTTCTTAACATGACGAAAGAAACACTAGATAACTTCAACAACCGAATACTATTCTTTATGACACATGATCGGATGACCCTGGCTGGGACCATGATTTCCGGGGGAATTGTATATATAGCACTCTCTTATTATGGCATCCGTAATGGCTTACTCTGGGCAAAGCAAGCTACCGATGCTGCAGCTATTATTGGCTTTTTAGGGATACTTATGTTTATTGGGTACGGTTATTTGGATTGGCTTCACCTTTTGTTTTGGATTATTTTAGCTCCTTTTTATGTAATGGGTTTTATAAAAACAAAGAATCTTAAAGGAACACCTTCCTCTACTAATAGAACTAATCATGTAATATGGAAAAATAGTTTAGTCGGGCAATTTTTATTTGTTGTTCTTGGGTTCTCTCTTACATTAGGTGGAATGATTATTTCTTATATTGGAATAACGACTGTATTTATTCCAACAGATATTCTCTATATTTGTATGCCACCTGAAATACTTGATGAGTTTAATGAAAGATTAATACCTGTTATTGCTCATGACCGAGCAGGGTTTGGAAGCGCACTTATTAGTGTGGGGTTATTAATTCTCATGCTTAGTCTATGGGGCTTTCAACAGGGAAACAAGTGGGTGTGGTGGACATTCTTGATTGGAGGATTTCCAGCTTTTGTTGCCGGTATAGCTGTTCATTTCGCCATTGGCTACACGACGTTCATCCACCTGCTTCCTGCTTATTTTGCCTTAACTTTATTTACACTTGGGTTACTATATACCTATCGTTTCTTTCATTACAACGAAAAGGCCTGA
- a CDS encoding diguanylate cyclase gives MSLNLRTYFILIFIIFIVVFTSILSSTISKETSKSVEKEISNSLTEKAFQLSYQLDHFMWSRYGEVTLLSKLETFQKSDDVERISQLLNELKTNIPAYSWIGFTDENGIVKAATDDILVGKDISERPVYTEATKETFVGDVHEAVLLAKLLPNPTGEPIKFVDISSPVVNDKGQFVGVLAAHLSWHWAKEVEQAVIEPIQKEEDNQLDVFIISKNNNTVLLGPKEMIGQQLQLKAIEKAQVGENNWTIEKWPDGSTYLTGFALSDGFLQYPGLEWTVLVRQPEEIAFKSVTEIRDKIILLGLLFLVVFSFIGWILAGVISNPIRKLVNTSERLRDGERVEVPINKGIKDIEALSISLRDLVTTLTKTESNLDKMESMALLDSLTELPNRLALDQYIDRIIDSKGSPSQVVVFYLDLDGFKSVNDTNGHHHGDLLLKEVALRLKNSVSSNEAVFRIGGDEFVVLLELNSKEDSDKIGNRIIQTLNDPIGVEGNSVRIGCSIGVAMWPNDDKDLNQVLRQADNALYQSKQNGKNQLTYFGA, from the coding sequence ATGTCATTAAACTTAAGAACCTATTTTATTTTAATTTTTATTATTTTTATAGTCGTTTTTACATCCATCTTAAGCTCTACCATAAGTAAAGAAACGAGCAAAAGTGTTGAGAAGGAGATAAGTAATTCTCTGACAGAAAAAGCATTTCAATTATCCTACCAATTAGATCATTTCATGTGGTCACGTTATGGTGAGGTCACGCTACTTAGTAAGCTAGAAACCTTTCAAAAGAGCGATGATGTTGAAAGAATTAGTCAATTATTAAATGAATTAAAGACAAATATTCCTGCTTATTCATGGATCGGTTTTACGGATGAAAATGGAATTGTAAAAGCAGCTACGGATGATATTTTAGTAGGAAAAGATATTTCCGAACGACCGGTCTACACTGAAGCTACAAAGGAGACTTTTGTCGGTGATGTACATGAAGCTGTGTTACTCGCAAAGCTATTGCCTAATCCTACTGGAGAACCAATAAAGTTTGTTGATATAAGCTCTCCTGTAGTAAATGATAAAGGCCAATTTGTTGGGGTGTTAGCTGCGCACTTAAGCTGGCATTGGGCAAAAGAGGTCGAACAGGCAGTGATTGAACCTATCCAAAAGGAAGAAGACAATCAACTAGATGTCTTTATCATTAGTAAAAATAACAATACCGTACTTTTAGGTCCTAAAGAAATGATTGGTCAACAGTTACAGTTGAAGGCCATCGAAAAAGCACAAGTTGGAGAGAACAACTGGACCATTGAAAAATGGCCAGATGGCAGTACCTATTTAACGGGATTTGCATTATCAGATGGCTTCTTGCAATATCCAGGGTTAGAATGGACTGTGCTCGTTCGCCAGCCTGAAGAGATTGCTTTCAAATCAGTTACGGAAATAAGGGATAAAATTATCTTGCTTGGTCTATTATTTTTAGTTGTCTTCTCATTTATTGGATGGATTTTAGCAGGAGTTATTTCAAACCCAATTAGAAAATTAGTAAACACTTCGGAACGTTTAAGAGACGGAGAGAGGGTTGAAGTACCAATTAATAAGGGGATTAAAGACATCGAGGCCCTATCAATTTCATTAAGAGATTTGGTTACTACACTAACCAAAACGGAATCTAACTTGGATAAAATGGAATCGATGGCTTTACTAGATAGCTTAACAGAATTGCCAAATCGACTAGCATTAGATCAGTATATTGATAGAATCATTGATTCCAAGGGTAGTCCTTCGCAAGTTGTTGTCTTTTATCTAGACTTAGACGGTTTTAAAAGTGTAAATGATACCAACGGTCACCATCATGGAGACTTATTATTGAAAGAGGTTGCTCTTAGACTGAAGAACTCAGTCAGTAGCAATGAAGCTGTCTTTAGAATTGGGGGAGATGAATTTGTTGTCTTACTCGAACTTAATAGTAAAGAGGACAGTGACAAGATAGGAAATCGAATCATCCAAACCCTAAATGATCCAATAGGAGTTGAAGGGAATAGCGTTCGAATTGGATGCAGTATAGGTGTTGCTATGTGGCCAAATGACGATAAGGACTTAAATCAAGTATTGCGTCAAGCAGACAATGCCCTATATCAATCCAAGCAAAACGGTAAAAACCAATTAACCTATTTTGGGGCCTGA